CGCGCCCAGGTGGACGGCCTGGAAGGCTTCCCGGTCTACAGCCGCAAGGTCTACACCGACATTTCCTACATCGCCTGCGCCCGCAAGCTGCTGGGCGTACCGGACGCCATCTACCCGCAGTTCGCCACCCACAACGCCCACACCCTGTCGGCCATCTACCAGATCGCCGGGCAGAACTACTACCCGGGCCAGTACGAGTTCCAGTGCCTGCACGGCATGGGCGAGCCGCTGTACGAGCAGGTCGTGGGCAAGGTCGCCGACGGCAAGCTGAACCGTCCGTGCCGCATCTACGCCCCGGTGGGCACCCATGAAACCCTGCTGGCCTACCTGGTACGCCGCCTGCTGGAAAACGGCGCCAACACCTCCTTCGTCAACCGCATCGCCGACCACAGCATCTCCATCAAGGAACTGGTGGAAGACCCGGTCGCCAGCGCCGAAGCCCTGGCCGCCGTGGAAGGCGCCCTGGGCCTGCCGCACCCGCGCATTCCCCAGCCCAAGGCCCTGTATGGCGAGGCCCGGGTGAACTCCAGCGGCATCGACATGGCCAACGAGCACCGCCTGGCCTCGCTGTCCAGCGCCCTGCTGAGCTCCGGCCACGCCGACTGGCGCGCCCGGCCGATGCTCGGCTGCCCGGTCAGCGAAGGCGCCAGCGAGCCCGTGCTCAACCCGGCCGATCACCGCGATGTCGTGGGCCACGTGCAGAACGCCTCCACCGCCGACGTGGGCAACGCCGTGCTGGCCTCCATCACCGCCGCCCCGATCTGGCAATCCACCCCGCCGGTGGAGCGCGCCGCCGCCCTGGATCGCGCCGCCGACCTGATGGAAGCCGATATCCAGCCGCTGATGGGCCTGCTGGTCCGTGAAGCCGGCAAGACCTTCGCCAACGCCATCGCCGAAGTGCGCGAGGCCGTGGACTTCCTGCGCTACTACGCCGCCCAGGCACGCCACGATTTCGCCAACGACAGCCATCGCCCGCTGGGCCCGGTGGTCTGCATCAGCCCCTGGAACTTCCCCCTGGCGATCTTCACCGGCCAGGTGGCCGCAGCCCTGGCGGCCGGCAACACCGTGCTGGCCAAGCCCGCCGAGCAGACTCCGCTGATCGCCGCCCAGGCCGTGCGCCTGCTGCTCCAGGCCGGCATTCCGGAAGGCGTGGTCCAGCTGCTGCCGGGCCTCGGCCACACCGTGGGCGCCGCCCTGGTGGGCGACGAGCGCGTGAAAGGCGTGATGTTCACCGGCTCCACCGAGGTCGCCGGCATCCTGGCCCGCAATGTCGCCGGCCGCCTGGACGCCCAGGGCCGCCCGATCCCGCTGATCGCCGAAACCGGCGGCCAGAACGCCATGATCGTCGACTCCTCGGCCCTGGCCGAGCAGGTGGTGACCGACGTCATCGCCTCCGCCTTCGACAGCGCCGGCCAGCGCTGCTCCGCCCTGCGCGTGCTCTGCGTGCAGGAGGACGTGGCCGACCGCGTGGTGGAAATGCTCAAGGGCGCCATGGCCGAATGCCGCATCGGCAACCCCGAGCACCTGAACGTGGACATCGGCCCGGTGATCGACGCCGAAGCCAAGGGCAACATCGACAAGCACATCCAGGCCATGCGCGCCAAAGGCCGCAGCGTGTTCCAGATCGCCCGCGCCGACGGCGACGTGATGCAGCGCGGCACCTTCGTGATGCCGACGCTGATCGAGCTGGACAGCCTGGCGGACCTGGAACGCGAGATCTTCGGCCCCGTCCTGCACCTGCTGCGCTTCAAGCGTGAAGAGCTGGACGACCTGATGGACCAGATCAACGCCACCGGCTACGGCCTGACCCTGGGCGTTCACACCCGCATCGACGAAACCATCGCCAAGGTGGTGGACAAGGCCCACGCCGGCAACCTCTACGTCAACCGCAACATGGTGGGCGCGGTGGTGGGCGTGCAGCCCTTCGGCGGCGAAGGCCTGTCCGGCACCGGCCCGAAAGCCGGTGGCCCGCTGTACATGTACCGGCTGCTGGCCACCCGCCCGAGCGATGCCGTCTCCCGCACCTTCCAGCGCCTGGACGGCGCCCAGGTGCCCGACAGCCTGCAGCGCACCGCTCTGCAGGAGCGCCAGGGCAAGCCCCTGGAGGCCCTCAAGGCCTGGGCCGCGAAGAACGGCAAGGACAACCTCGCCAGCCTTTGCGACAGCTTCGCCGCGCTGTCCCAGAGCGGCCTGAGCCGCGTGCTGCCCGGCCCGACCGGCGAGCGCAACACCTACGTGCTGCTGCCCCGCGACACCGTGCTCTGCCTGGCCGACGACGAAGCCGACCTGCTCACCCAACTGGCCGCCACCCTGGCCGTGGGCAGCAGCGCGCTCTGGGCCACCAGCGACCTGACCGGCAAGCTGCGCGGCGCCCTGCCGAAGGCCGTGCAGGCCCGCATCACCCTGGTCGCCGACTGGACCCAGGCCGACGTCGGCTTCGACGCCGTGCTGCACCATGGTGATTCCGATCAGCTGCGCGGCGTCTGCCAACAGATGGCGGCGCGCAAAGGCCCGATCGTCGGCGTCCAGGGCCTGTCCCAGGGCGAGACGGCGATTCCGCTGGAACGCCTGCTCATCGAGCGCGCCATCAGCGTCAACACCGCGGCGGCCGGCGGTAACGCCAGCCTGATGACCATCGGTTGATACCCGCCGCGCTCCGGCGCGGCACCGCTCCACCCGGCCTCCGCCCACAAGGTGCAGGCCGGTCGCTACAGCGGAGGCCTGGCCTCCAGGTGGACCGCCTTACCGGGCGGCTCCGCCCACTCTCTTCGACGGTTGGCCGTCATTCACTGACGGCAAAGGGGGCACGCCACAAGCGTGCCCCCTTCTTTTTTCAGGGCGCCACAACGAGGCGATGGGGCCCGCGTCAGAGCCCCATCTGCTTGGCGATGATCTCGTTCATGATTTCCCGCGTGCCGCCGCCGATGGACAGGATGCGGGCGTCGCGATAGAGGCGCTCCACCAGGCTCTCGCGCATGTAACCCATGCCGCCGAGGATCTGGACCGCATCATGGGTGAGGCGGTCGGCGACGTCGGTGGCGAAGTTCTTGGCCATGGAGATCTCCTTGATCACACTTTTGCCGGCAGCCATCTTCGCTGCCTGGCGGTAGGTAAACTCCCGCGACACCTCCAATTGGGTGGCCATCTCGGCCAGGCGGTGCTTCTGCACCTGGAACTTGCCGATGGGCTTGCCGAAGGCCTCACGCTCGCGCGCCCAGGCCATGGATTCCTCCAGCGCCAGCTGGGCGGTCATGTTGGCCATGATGGCCAGGGCCAGTCGCTCGCTCTGGAAATTGGCCATGATGCAGGCGAACCCCATGTTCTCCATGCCGATCAGGTGGGTCGCCGGCACCAGGCAGTCATCGAAGAACAGCTCGGCGGTGTCCGACGCCCACCAGCCCATCTTCTTCAGCGTGCGACCGACACTGAACCCCGGCGCGTCCTTTTCCACCAGCAGCAGGCTCACGCCACCGAAGCCCTCGCCGCCGGTTCGCACCGCCACGGTGTAGTAGTCGGCCCGAACACCGCTGGTGATGAAGGTCTTGCTGCCGCTGACGCGATAGTGATCGCCGTCCCGAACGGCGCGGGTGCGCAGGCTGGCCACATCGGAGCCGCCGGAGGGTTCGGTCACGGCCAGGGCGATGATCTTCTCGCCAGAAAGCACCTGGGGTACGACACGCTCGCGCAGCTCCGGCCGGCCCCACTTGATGACCGGCGGCAGGCCGATATCCAGGGAGCCCAGCCCGGCTACCAGGCCACCGGAGCCACAGCGCATCAGCTCTTCGCTGGCCGCCACCTTGGCGAACAGGTCGCCTTCGTGGCTGCCGCCGAGGCCCTCGGGGTAGCCGATGCCGAGGATGCCGGCCGCGCCCGCCTTGAGATAGAGCTCGCGTGGGAAGGACTCGGCTTCTTCCCATTCATCGATGTGGGGCAGGATTTCCCGCTCGACGAAGCGACGCACGGAGTCCCGCACCAGCTGGTGGGACTCGTCGAAGTACTCCTGGTACGCAGACATGGCAGGGCTCCCCGGTAAGATCGAAAGAACTTACCGAGCGCTTGCTTGGTTTTCAAGGTGAGACTTGCGACATCGACGAGGTCGTATCGGCCGATGGACCCGCGCAGCTCAGAGACCGATGGGGCGCCGTCCTGCCAGGGCGTGGGCCAGGGTGCCGCCATCCACCAACTCCAGCTCGCCGCCGAGCGGCACACCGTGAGCGATCCGGGTGACGGCGATGGACCGGGGCGCCAGCAGCTGTGCGATGTAGTGCGCCGTGGCCTCCCCTTCCACCGTGGGGTTGGTCGCGAGGATGACTTCGCTGAAACTGCCCGCCTCGATGCGCTCCATGAGCTCCGGAATGCCGATGGCCTCCGGCCCCAGTCCGTCCAGGGGCGACAAGTGCCCCTTGAGCACGAAGAAGCGGCCCCGGTAGCCGGTCTGCTCCACCGCGAACACGTCCAGCGGTCCTTCCACCACGCAGAGCAGGGAGTCGTCCCGACGCGGATCGGCGCACTGGGGACAGAGCGCCTCCTCGCTGAGGGTACGGCACCGTTGGCAATGTCCGACGCCTTCCATGGCCGCGGTCAACGCCTGGGCGAGGCGCAACCCTCCGCTGCGATCCCGCTCCAGCAACTGCAGCGCCATGCGTTGCGCCGTCTTCTGTCCTACACCGGGCAGGATGCGCAGGGCGTCGATCAATTGGCGGATCAGCGGGCTGAAGCTCATGGATTTCTCACAATCAAATGGGTCCGGGGCCGGATCGCACCCACAAAAAAGCGGCGCCTGGCCGCCAACGTCCCTCGCCATGAATCAGGCGAGGGAGACGGATCCACTCTCCCCGACCGGGAGAGGAAACCGGATCAGAACGGCATCTTGAAGCCGGGGGGGAGTTGCATGCCGGCAGTCATGCCCGCCATCTTCTCCTGGTTGTTCTGCTCGATCTTGCGCACGGCATCATTCACCGCCGCGGCGATCAGGTCCTCGAGGATTTCCTTCTCCTCCTGCATCAGGCTGTCATCCAGGCTGACGCGCTTGACGTCATGGCGACCGTTCATCACCACGCTCACCAGGCCTGCGCCGGACTGGCCGGTGACTTCGGCGTTGGCCAGCTCTTCCTGCATCTTCTGCATCTTTTCCTGCATTTGCTGGGCCTGCTTCATCAGGCCTGCCATGCCACCTTTCATCATGGTGATTGTCCTCAGCGGTCAAGGGGTTCAATGGTGTCGGCACGCACCTGGGCGCCGAACAGTTCGATCATTTTCAGCACCAGCGGATCGCTGGCAATGGCATCGACAGCCTGCTGCTGACGAGCGGCACGTTTACGCGCGGCAGCCTGTGCCGGAGTCTCCTGCTCGGGCCGACGCACCTCCACGTCCAGCTTGAGCGTCCGTCCAAGGTGCTGGTTCAGGGCATCGTTCAGGCGCCGCTGCTGGGTCGCGTTGAACAGCGCACTTTGCGCCGGGTCCAGGTGCAGGCGCCAGACGTCGTCTTCCACCGACACCAGGGTGCAATTGGCGCCGATGTTCCCCGTCATGCCGGAAAGGCCCAGGCGCGGAAACAGGTCCAGCCATTCGGCGGCCAGTCCGGTGGCCGGCTGCGCGGCCGGCATGACGTCCGGCTCGGCCGCCGGTTCCTCGGCGGAGGCGAAGTCGTCCAGATAGGCCATGCCATCGGCATCGGAGGCGCAGTAATCGTCGTAGTCGCCCGGTGGCGGCTCGTCATCGTCCGCCTCGACAATCGCCGGCGATGACGGCTCGGGCTCGGGCTCGGGCTCGGGCTCGGCGACAGGCTCGACCACGGGTGCGGGCGCAACGGGCTCCGCAACGGGCAGCGCTTCGACCTGGGCGACGGAAGCCTCCACGGCAGCCGGAGCGGGTTCGGCGACCGGAGCGACGATGGGGGCGGACACCACCGGAGCGGACGCGGGAACCCTGTCAACCACGACGGGCTGCGGAGCGGGAATGGCAGTCGGAGCCAACGGGGCGGCTCCGGCCACCGGATTCGACCGGGGATCAGCCGTGGCCTGGCTGATCCCCGGGTCCTTTAGCTGGACCCTCGGCGTCCCCTCGGCATCGGCCGGGCGGAACGCCAGCATGCGCAGCAGCACCATCTCGAAGCCGCTACGGGGGTCGGGCGCCAGAGGCAGGTCACGACGACCGATCAACCCCATCTGGTAGTAGAACTGCACATCCTCGCCGGGCAGGGCCTCGGCCAGCGCCAGGACGCGCTCGCGATCCCCCTGGCCATTGTCGACGGCATCCGGCAGCACCTGGGCGATGGCCACGCGGTGCAACACATTGAGCATTTCCGACAGCACGCCGTTCCAGTCCGGCCCCTGCTCGGCCAGATGGCGCACGGCCTCCAGCAGCGCACGGGCATCGCCCTGCAGCAGCGCATGGAGCACGCCGTAGACCTGGCCATGATCGAGGGTGCCGAGCATCGCACGCACGTCGGCCGCGAGCACCTTGCCCTCACCGAAGGCAATGGCCTGGTCGGTCAGGCTCATGGCGTCGCGCATGGAACCATCGGCGGCACGCCCCAGCAACCAGAGGGCGTCGGTCTCGAAAGGCACGTTCTCGGCACCCAGCACATGGGTCAGGTGCTCGACCACGCGCTCCGGCGGCATGTTCTTCAGGGAGAACTGCAGGCAACGGGAAAGGATGGTGACCGGCAGCTTCTGCGGATCGGTGGTCGCGAGCAGGAACTTGACGTGGGGCGGCGGCTCTTCGAGGGTCTTGAGCAGGGCGTTGAACGAGTGCGTGGAGAGCATGTGCACTTCGTCGATCAGGTAGACCTTGTAACGACCACGCGAGGGGGCGTACTGCACGTTGTCCAGCAGCTCCCGGGTGTCTTCCACCTTGGTGCGGCTGGCGGCGTCCACCTCGATCAGGTCGACGAAGCGCCCCTCGTCGATCTCCCGGCACACCGAGCATTGGCCGCATGGCGTCGAGCTGATGCCGGTCTCACAGTTCAGGCACTTGGCGAGGATACGCGCGATGGTGGTCTTGCCCACGCCACGGGTACCGGTGAACAGGTAGGCATGGTGCAGGCGCTGGTTATCCAGGGCATTGATCAAGGCCTTCAGCACATGGGTCTGGCCGACCATTTCGCGGAACGAGCGCGGACGCCATTTACGTGCAAGAACCTGATAACTCATTGAAATCCGTCGCGTCTGGAAAACAGAAGGAGCTAATGCTAGCGGAGCGATAGGCAAATTGCATCCGATGCGAACAGGGCGCTGTTCAATCCGCCCGACAAGGTGCATTGTGGCACGCCGCCCAACCGCGACGAGGGAGCCCGATGCGCTCATTTGTCCTCGCCCTGCTGCTCTGCTGGAGCGCCCTGACCGGCGCTGCCCCCGCCACCCTGAAATTCTCCGCGGTGGACAGCTGGACCATGCCCCTTGCCGACTTTCACGACAGCCAACTGAAGGGCGGCATCCTCAACGACATCATCCAGCGGCTCTCGCAACGACTCGGTCTGGATGCCAGCGTCCAGGTTCTGCCGCGCAATCGCGTGGAACTGGCGGCACGGCAAGGCAGCATCGATGTCCGTTGCTACGTCAGCCCGGCCTGGATCAGCGACCACCAGCGCTTCCTCTGGAGCGTCCCCCTCTTTCTGCATCGAGACCTGATCGTCGCCCGCAGGGGCGAAGCGCCGCTCCCGACCCCGGAAGCGCTCTCGGGCGAGCAGGTCGGCACTGTGCTGGGCTACTCCTACCCCCGCCTGCAACCACTGATCGATCGCGGCGCCGTGCGACGCGACGAGGCCCGCAACCAGGACCTGGTGCTGCAGAAGCTGCTCGCCGGGCGCTATCAATACGCGATCAGCAACGAACAGGCGCTGAACTGGTTCAATCGCAACCATCCGGATAGCGACCAGCTGACAGCCGTCGGCATCCTGGAGGAAACGCCCGTCGCGTGCCTGGTCCGTGATGACCCGGACCTGCCGACGCAACGCATCCTCCGCGCCTTGCAACAGATGAAGACTTCAGGCGAGATCGAGGCGATCCTGGCGCGCTATCGCTGAGGAGCGATCACGCTATTGCAGTTCCAGGTTCGCCATCACCCGCGGGCCCAGCGCCTGCTCAGCGAAGTCCAGAGAAGCGGGCGGGGTCAGGTGACCATAGTCATAAGTCACCAATCCCGTACGACGGTCATCACCCAGATAGATCAAACAGCCCTCGCCGTTGCAGAAATGACGCATCGCCGAGAGGTACTCGAAGCCGCCAGCCCCGTCCGAGTACTTGCGCTCCAGCCGCTCGTCAAGCTCGCTGAACGTCTGGATCAGGTTGTCCTTGATGCGCCGCGGAGTGTCGTTCCAATGTTTGCGGATCACGATCTGATAGAGAAATGGTTCGTAATGAGGCACAGGCCCGACGACGATTACGCGCTTAACCCCTGCGCGCCTAGCGGTTCTGGCGAGCTCCACGAAGCTGTTGATGCTGTCGTGCCCGTAGGCCTGGGCGATAACCAGCACCGCCGGCTGCTCTTTGTCGATCACCTCCAGCGCGAACTGGTTGGACCTGTCGCAATAGGCTTTACCGTCCTGAGCCCGCCCTGGAAAATTCGCTGCGCAGCCAGAGCTGGCCACTTGCAAGATCGACACCGAATCCGGTAGCACCTGCCGCAATCCGTAATAGAACTGCTGTGCGTGGGAGTCCCCCCAGATCATCACCTTGGTAGCCGTATCCGGCACATAGCAGCCGGCATCGATGCGCGCGCGCGGCTCCTCGGACTTGTGGCCTGCGCGGTAGCTTTCAAGGTCGAAGAAGTCGCATTCCATACGATAGGCGTCGAAGATCCCCGCCCTGGAGAAATAGGCCCACTCCGGCAACGAGTTCTCGAAG
This genomic window from Pseudomonas furukawaii contains:
- a CDS encoding YbaB/EbfC family nucleoid-associated protein, which codes for MMKGGMAGLMKQAQQMQEKMQKMQEELANAEVTGQSGAGLVSVVMNGRHDVKRVSLDDSLMQEEKEILEDLIAAAVNDAVRKIEQNNQEKMAGMTAGMQLPPGFKMPF
- the dnaX gene encoding DNA polymerase III subunit gamma/tau, translating into MSYQVLARKWRPRSFREMVGQTHVLKALINALDNQRLHHAYLFTGTRGVGKTTIARILAKCLNCETGISSTPCGQCSVCREIDEGRFVDLIEVDAASRTKVEDTRELLDNVQYAPSRGRYKVYLIDEVHMLSTHSFNALLKTLEEPPPHVKFLLATTDPQKLPVTILSRCLQFSLKNMPPERVVEHLTHVLGAENVPFETDALWLLGRAADGSMRDAMSLTDQAIAFGEGKVLAADVRAMLGTLDHGQVYGVLHALLQGDARALLEAVRHLAEQGPDWNGVLSEMLNVLHRVAIAQVLPDAVDNGQGDRERVLALAEALPGEDVQFYYQMGLIGRRDLPLAPDPRSGFEMVLLRMLAFRPADAEGTPRVQLKDPGISQATADPRSNPVAGAAPLAPTAIPAPQPVVVDRVPASAPVVSAPIVAPVAEPAPAAVEASVAQVEALPVAEPVAPAPVVEPVAEPEPEPEPEPSSPAIVEADDDEPPPGDYDDYCASDADGMAYLDDFASAEEPAAEPDVMPAAQPATGLAAEWLDLFPRLGLSGMTGNIGANCTLVSVEDDVWRLHLDPAQSALFNATQQRRLNDALNQHLGRTLKLDVEVRRPEQETPAQAAARKRAARQQQAVDAIASDPLVLKMIELFGAQVRADTIEPLDR
- a CDS encoding substrate-binding periplasmic protein; translation: MRSFVLALLLCWSALTGAAPATLKFSAVDSWTMPLADFHDSQLKGGILNDIIQRLSQRLGLDASVQVLPRNRVELAARQGSIDVRCYVSPAWISDHQRFLWSVPLFLHRDLIVARRGEAPLPTPEALSGEQVGTVLGYSYPRLQPLIDRGAVRRDEARNQDLVLQKLLAGRYQYAISNEQALNWFNRNHPDSDQLTAVGILEETPVACLVRDDPDLPTQRILRALQQMKTSGEIEAILARYR
- a CDS encoding acyl-CoA dehydrogenase family protein produces the protein MSAYQEYFDESHQLVRDSVRRFVEREILPHIDEWEEAESFPRELYLKAGAAGILGIGYPEGLGGSHEGDLFAKVAASEELMRCGSGGLVAGLGSLDIGLPPVIKWGRPELRERVVPQVLSGEKIIALAVTEPSGGSDVASLRTRAVRDGDHYRVSGSKTFITSGVRADYYTVAVRTGGEGFGGVSLLLVEKDAPGFSVGRTLKKMGWWASDTAELFFDDCLVPATHLIGMENMGFACIMANFQSERLALAIMANMTAQLALEESMAWAREREAFGKPIGKFQVQKHRLAEMATQLEVSREFTYRQAAKMAAGKSVIKEISMAKNFATDVADRLTHDAVQILGGMGYMRESLVERLYRDARILSIGGGTREIMNEIIAKQMGL
- the recR gene encoding recombination mediator RecR; translated protein: MSFSPLIRQLIDALRILPGVGQKTAQRMALQLLERDRSGGLRLAQALTAAMEGVGHCQRCRTLSEEALCPQCADPRRDDSLLCVVEGPLDVFAVEQTGYRGRFFVLKGHLSPLDGLGPEAIGIPELMERIEAGSFSEVILATNPTVEGEATAHYIAQLLAPRSIAVTRIAHGVPLGGELELVDGGTLAHALAGRRPIGL
- the putA gene encoding trifunctional transcriptional regulator/proline dehydrogenase/L-glutamate gamma-semialdehyde dehydrogenase; amino-acid sequence: MATSTTLGVKLDEATRDRLKEAARRIERTPHWLIKQAIFSYLEALESGMTLPELQGIAQRLAEGDHDALEALPETTHQPFLEFAESILPQSVLRAAITAAYRRPEQEAVPMLLEQARLPAEMADAAYKLAYGIAEKLRNQKSAGGRAGIVQGLLQEFSLSSQEGVALMCLAEALLRIPDKGTRDALIRDKISTGNWQQHLGQSPSMFVNAASWGLLITGKLVSTHNETGLSSSLNRIIAKSGEPVIRKGVDMAMRLMGEQFVTGETIAEALANATNFEAKGFRYSYDMLGEAALTEEDAQRYYASYEQAIHAIGKASHGRGIYEGPGISIKLSALHPRYSRAQYERMMGELYPRLLSLTLLAKSYDIGLNIDAEEADRLEISLDLLERLCFEPSLKGWNGIGFVIQAYQKRCPYVIDYVIDLARRSNHRLMIRLVKGAYWDSEIKRAQVDGLEGFPVYSRKVYTDISYIACARKLLGVPDAIYPQFATHNAHTLSAIYQIAGQNYYPGQYEFQCLHGMGEPLYEQVVGKVADGKLNRPCRIYAPVGTHETLLAYLVRRLLENGANTSFVNRIADHSISIKELVEDPVASAEALAAVEGALGLPHPRIPQPKALYGEARVNSSGIDMANEHRLASLSSALLSSGHADWRARPMLGCPVSEGASEPVLNPADHRDVVGHVQNASTADVGNAVLASITAAPIWQSTPPVERAAALDRAADLMEADIQPLMGLLVREAGKTFANAIAEVREAVDFLRYYAAQARHDFANDSHRPLGPVVCISPWNFPLAIFTGQVAAALAAGNTVLAKPAEQTPLIAAQAVRLLLQAGIPEGVVQLLPGLGHTVGAALVGDERVKGVMFTGSTEVAGILARNVAGRLDAQGRPIPLIAETGGQNAMIVDSSALAEQVVTDVIASAFDSAGQRCSALRVLCVQEDVADRVVEMLKGAMAECRIGNPEHLNVDIGPVIDAEAKGNIDKHIQAMRAKGRSVFQIARADGDVMQRGTFVMPTLIELDSLADLEREIFGPVLHLLRFKREELDDLMDQINATGYGLTLGVHTRIDETIAKVVDKAHAGNLYVNRNMVGAVVGVQPFGGEGLSGTGPKAGGPLYMYRLLATRPSDAVSRTFQRLDGAQVPDSLQRTALQERQGKPLEALKAWAAKNGKDNLASLCDSFAALSQSGLSRVLPGPTGERNTYVLLPRDTVLCLADDEADLLTQLAATLAVGSSALWATSDLTGKLRGALPKAVQARITLVADWTQADVGFDAVLHHGDSDQLRGVCQQMAARKGPIVGVQGLSQGETAIPLERLLIERAISVNTAAAGGNASLMTIG